Proteins encoded by one window of Aliidongia dinghuensis:
- a CDS encoding MFS transporter, with product MFTWYSRLDGTEKRTLYACFGGWAVDALDTQLYSFLIPTLIAAWHMTRAEAGLLGTSALISSAAGGWLAGILCDRIGRVRVMKLAIAWFVGFTVLSGFCNSFGELLGARILSGIGFGGEWAAGSVLMGEIIRPEYRGKAVGTVQSAYAIGYALAALMSSALFATLPDATAWRWMFWLGAAPALFVFLALRGVPEPQVFLSAKRARALTGEANVSPFMIFHPRFLRVTVLTSLLALGVQAGGFSIIIWLPTFLKTARDISTVAVGYHMFVLTVGSFAGYISAAYFCDAVGRRRNFVLFALLNWLAIPAFLYLPQAAGLMYALDFVLGFAALGIYSALGPYFTELFPSSIRGNGQGFSYNFGRGVGAFFPTVVGILSGGGLLPLRDAMGMTAVSAYLFVFLAISLLPETKGRDLNEVPDGGLDQTDDEPVRFRNLAQVRD from the coding sequence ATGTTCACTTGGTACAGCCGGCTCGACGGCACGGAGAAGCGGACGCTTTACGCCTGCTTCGGCGGGTGGGCGGTGGATGCGCTCGACACACAACTCTACAGCTTCCTCATCCCGACGCTCATCGCGGCGTGGCACATGACCCGGGCCGAGGCCGGCCTGCTCGGCACCTCGGCGCTGATCTCGTCTGCGGCCGGCGGCTGGCTCGCCGGCATCCTGTGCGACCGGATCGGCCGGGTGCGCGTGATGAAGCTGGCGATCGCCTGGTTCGTAGGTTTCACGGTGCTGAGCGGCTTCTGCAATTCCTTCGGCGAATTGCTGGGTGCCCGTATCCTGTCCGGCATCGGCTTCGGCGGCGAATGGGCGGCGGGCTCGGTGCTGATGGGCGAGATCATCCGGCCGGAGTATCGCGGCAAGGCGGTCGGCACGGTGCAGAGCGCCTATGCGATCGGTTATGCGCTGGCGGCACTCATGTCATCGGCCCTGTTCGCCACCCTGCCGGACGCCACGGCCTGGCGCTGGATGTTCTGGCTCGGCGCCGCACCGGCACTCTTCGTCTTCCTGGCGCTCCGCGGCGTACCCGAGCCTCAGGTGTTTCTCTCGGCGAAACGGGCGCGCGCCTTGACGGGCGAGGCGAACGTCAGCCCGTTCATGATCTTCCATCCGCGCTTTCTGCGCGTCACCGTGCTGACCTCGCTGCTGGCGCTGGGCGTACAGGCCGGCGGCTTTTCGATCATCATCTGGCTGCCGACCTTCCTCAAGACCGCGCGGGACATCTCCACGGTCGCGGTCGGCTACCATATGTTCGTGCTCACCGTCGGCTCCTTCGCCGGCTATATCTCTGCGGCATATTTCTGCGATGCCGTCGGCCGGCGGCGCAATTTCGTGCTCTTCGCGCTCCTCAACTGGCTGGCGATCCCGGCCTTCCTCTACCTGCCGCAGGCGGCCGGGCTGATGTATGCGCTCGATTTTGTCCTGGGCTTCGCCGCCCTCGGCATCTACAGCGCGCTCGGCCCCTATTTCACCGAGCTGTTCCCGAGCTCGATCCGCGGCAACGGGCAGGGCTTCTCCTATAATTTCGGCCGCGGCGTGGGCGCGTTCTTCCCGACCGTCGTCGGCATCCTGAGCGGCGGCGGGTTGCTGCCGTTGCGCGATGCCATGGGGATGACCGCGGTCAGTGCCTATCTCTTCGTCTTCCTGGCGATCAGCCTGCTGCCGGAGACAAAGGGACGGGACCTGAACGAGGTCCCGGACGGCGGCCTCGACCAGACGGACGACGAACCGGTACGTTTCCGCAACCTGGCACAGGTTCGCGACTGA
- a CDS encoding cupin domain-containing protein — MYDSSDPRSTLASAADRPAPTQFAGAECGKFYETAPQEDDANGRTWFIRSQNCVVAYTEARDGAHFVRSAQPDEYVLLLPEAGVSAEILTPDGRIAVAGYSIAFVPPGASEIRISGAGPVVRLLTARAEDLAAKCVNAAAYRTPQPNIAPFAPWPDAAAGRRVHAYSLDVPDEPGRFGRIWRGSTLMVNFLPPQSGPRDVTKLSPHHHDDFEQISLALEGAFTHHLRWPWTTNLNNWRDDLHEYCAAPSAMVIPPPAIHTSRGMLEGINQLVDIFCPPRRDFSLKPGWVLNHTDYPMPSESSNAAA, encoded by the coding sequence ATGTACGACAGTTCGGACCCGCGCTCGACGCTGGCATCGGCGGCCGATAGGCCGGCGCCGACGCAATTCGCCGGCGCCGAATGCGGCAAGTTCTATGAGACGGCGCCGCAGGAGGATGACGCCAACGGCCGGACCTGGTTCATCCGCAGCCAGAATTGCGTGGTCGCCTATACGGAGGCGCGGGATGGCGCACACTTCGTCCGGTCCGCACAGCCGGACGAATATGTCCTGCTGCTGCCGGAGGCTGGCGTCAGTGCCGAGATCCTGACGCCGGACGGCCGCATCGCGGTCGCGGGCTATTCGATCGCCTTCGTTCCGCCCGGTGCCAGCGAGATCCGTATCTCAGGCGCCGGCCCGGTCGTCCGCCTGCTGACCGCGCGTGCCGAGGATCTCGCGGCGAAATGCGTCAATGCCGCCGCCTATCGGACGCCGCAGCCCAATATCGCGCCGTTCGCGCCATGGCCGGACGCGGCGGCGGGGCGCCGGGTGCATGCCTATTCGCTCGACGTGCCCGACGAGCCCGGCCGGTTCGGCCGCATCTGGCGCGGCTCGACCCTCATGGTCAATTTCCTGCCGCCGCAATCGGGGCCGCGCGACGTCACCAAGCTGTCGCCGCACCACCATGATGATTTCGAGCAGATCTCGCTGGCGCTCGAGGGCGCGTTCACCCATCACCTGCGCTGGCCGTGGACGACGAACCTCAACAACTGGCGCGACGATCTGCACGAATACTGCGCCGCGCCCTCGGCCATGGTGATTCCGCCGCCGGCCATCCACACCTCGCGCGGGATGCTCGAGGGCATCAACCAGCTCGTCGACATCTTCTGCCCGCCGCGCCGCGATTTCTCGCTGAAGCCGGGCTGGGTGCTGAACCACACCGACTATCCGATGCCGAGCGAAAGCTCCAACGCGGCGGCGTAG
- a CDS encoding IclR family transcriptional regulator has protein sequence MPRVTGSSGEGVQAVVLALRILERLAEEGRPMGVTALAAALGTTKSRIWRYLQTLVQQGYIVQLPDTERYQLGARLVKFGRAVGESLDIVSASYHAIRELRDSLGHSAVITQIEPDGVRVLTTVPGRSTIEIGVKQGSLMEFHSSAQGKIALAFGSETLRAAVLSRRLERRTPDTIVSPSSLRKEIERVRRDGWAIAPNEIVTGLNALAAPVFDAAGSLVGALAIVDSVQFITATPTAEQIERTVEAARQVSAALGYLLD, from the coding sequence ATGCCTCGCGTTACGGGTTCCAGCGGCGAAGGCGTGCAGGCGGTCGTGCTGGCACTGCGCATTCTCGAACGGCTTGCGGAGGAGGGGCGGCCGATGGGCGTCACGGCACTGGCTGCGGCGCTCGGCACCACGAAGAGCCGGATCTGGCGCTATCTCCAGACGCTGGTGCAGCAGGGCTATATCGTCCAGCTGCCAGATACGGAGCGCTACCAGCTTGGCGCCCGGCTGGTGAAGTTCGGTCGCGCGGTCGGCGAAAGTCTCGACATCGTGTCGGCGAGCTATCACGCGATCCGGGAGCTGCGCGACAGTCTCGGCCATTCCGCCGTCATCACCCAGATCGAGCCGGACGGCGTGCGGGTGCTGACGACCGTGCCCGGCAGATCCACGATCGAGATCGGCGTCAAGCAGGGCTCGCTCATGGAATTCCATAGTTCGGCCCAGGGCAAGATCGCCTTGGCCTTCGGCAGCGAAACCTTGCGGGCGGCCGTGCTCAGTCGGCGCCTCGAGCGCCGCACGCCGGATACGATCGTGTCGCCGAGCAGCCTGCGCAAGGAGATCGAGCGGGTGCGCCGCGACGGCTGGGCGATCGCGCCCAACGAAATCGTGACCGGCCTCAATGCGCTGGCAGCCCCGGTGTTCGACGCTGCCGGCTCCTTGGTCGGCGCCCTGGCCATCGTCGATTCCGTGCAGTTCATCACCGCGACCCCGACCGCCGAGCAGATCGAGCGGACGGTCGAGGCCGCTCGGCAGGTCTCGGCGGCGCTCGGCTACCTGCTCGACTGA
- a CDS encoding DUF6282 family protein yields MQAVSPKADGRAARIDAILQGAIDPHVHSGPSIAPRGIDHLELVREMSGAGFAAVVTKDHDYAGVATAALISKHHPELPTKIYSSIVLNNVVGGINPYAVEHTAAMGGKIVWMPTLAAENHLRWEKTAGWVHPASTQKMRPASPVPVLDANRAVLDEVKEVLDVIAKNDMVLASGHLHVSETWLVFEEAQRRGVKRLIFTHPEDIVDASLNDVQGIATMGATVEHSLCMFLEGSKFKTRTAEDLRLQIDAAGVDRTILCSDLGQVGVFSPLEGFRRGVSLCMELGYSDEDIHKMVSTNTTQVLGLEAAVEN; encoded by the coding sequence ATGCAAGCAGTGAGCCCGAAGGCCGACGGCAGAGCGGCGCGCATCGACGCCATTCTCCAGGGTGCGATCGATCCGCATGTCCACAGCGGCCCGTCGATCGCGCCGCGCGGTATCGATCATCTGGAACTCGTCCGCGAAATGTCTGGCGCCGGCTTTGCCGCCGTGGTGACGAAGGACCACGACTATGCGGGCGTCGCGACCGCGGCGCTCATCAGCAAGCATCATCCGGAACTGCCGACGAAGATCTATTCGAGCATCGTGCTCAACAACGTCGTGGGCGGCATCAACCCCTATGCCGTCGAGCATACGGCGGCGATGGGCGGCAAGATCGTCTGGATGCCGACGCTCGCTGCGGAAAACCATCTGCGCTGGGAAAAGACGGCCGGTTGGGTCCATCCGGCGTCGACGCAGAAGATGCGCCCGGCGAGCCCCGTGCCGGTGCTGGACGCGAACCGGGCGGTGCTGGATGAGGTCAAGGAAGTGCTCGACGTCATCGCGAAGAACGACATGGTGCTGGCGAGCGGCCACCTTCATGTCAGCGAGACCTGGCTCGTCTTCGAGGAGGCGCAGCGGCGCGGCGTCAAGCGCCTGATCTTCACCCATCCGGAAGACATCGTCGACGCGAGCCTGAACGACGTGCAGGGGATCGCGACCATGGGCGCCACGGTCGAGCATTCGCTCTGCATGTTCCTCGAGGGTTCGAAGTTCAAGACGCGGACGGCGGAGGATCTGCGCCTGCAGATCGATGCGGCCGGCGTCGACCGGACCATCCTGTGCTCGGACCTGGGCCAGGTCGGCGTCTTCAGCCCGCTCGAAGGGTTCCGCCGCGGCGTCTCACTGTGCATGGAACTCGGTTATTCGGACGAGGACATCCACAAGATGGTGTCGACGAATACGACGCAGGTGCTCGGGCTCGAGGCAGCCGTCGAGAATTGA